Within the Streptomyces sp. YIM 121038 genome, the region CTTCGCCACGGTCGCGCTCGACTCCGTGCGGACGGCGGGGGCCGTGCCGCGGCTCGGGGCGGAGGTCGCGGTGTTCGCGGCGAGCGCGGTGGATGTGCGGCACACCGTGGTCGGGGGCCGCCACGTGGTCCGCGACGGCGCCCACACCCTCGTCCCCGACGTACCGTCGGCCCTGACCGAAGCGGTGACAGCCCTGCACTAGCCCTCGCGGTGCGCCCCAGGCCCGCCCCTTCCCGAACTGGGGCTCCGCCCCAGACCCCGCTCCTCAAACGCCGGAGAGGCTGGATCTTTCAGCCCGTCCGGCGTTTGAGGACCGGGGGTACGGGGGCGGAGCCCCCGGAGCGGGAAGGGGCGGGCCTGGGGCGCACCGCGAGGGACCACCCGCACCCACCCACGAACAGGACCCCCATGACCACCACCGTCATCCGCAACATCGGCAGCCTCGTCACCAACGACCCTGCCCTGGGCCGGGGCCCGCTCGGGCTCATCGAGGACGCCGCCGTCGTCCTGGACGGCGAGGAGGTCGCCTGGGTGGGCCCGAGCGCCGAGGCCCCGGCGGCGGACGAGGCGTACGACGCCCAGGGCCGCGCGGCCCTGCCCGGCTTCGTGGACTCCCACTCCCACCTCCTCTTCGCGGGCGACCGCACCCAGGAGTTCAACGCCCGCATGGAGGGCCGCCCCTACGAGGCGGGCGGCATCCGCACAACCGTGGCGGCGACCCGCGCCGCGTCGGACGAGGCCCTGGAGGCGAACCTCGCCCGCTACCTCGCCGAGGCCCTGCGCCAGGGCACCACGACGTTCGAGACGAAGTCGGGCTACGGCCTGACGACCGAGGACGAGGCCCGCGCCCTGCGCATCGCGGCGCGCCACACGGACGAGGTCACCTTCCTCGGCGCCCACATCGTGTCGCCGGACCACGCCGGCGACCCGGCGGCGTACGTGGCCCTGGTGACGGGCGAGATGCTGGACGCCTGCGCCCCGCACGCCCGCTGGATCGACGTGTTCTGCGAGAAGGGCGCCTTCGACGGCGACCAGGCGCGGGCGATCCTGACCGCGGGGAAGGCGAAGGGGCTGCACCCGCGCGTGCACGCCAACCAGCTCAGCTACGGCCCGGGCGTCCAGCTGGCCGTGGAGCTCGACGCCGCGAGCGCCGACCACTGCACGCATCTGACGGACGCCGACGTGGACGCCCTCGCCCACAGCGACACGGTGGCCACGCTGCTGCCGGGCGCGGAGTTCTCCACGCGCGCCGAGTGGCCCGACGCCCGGCGGCTGCTCGACGCGGGCGCGACGGTGGCCCTGTCGACGGACTGCAACCCGGGCTCGTCGTTCACCTCGTCCGTGCCGTTCTGCGTCGCGCTCGCCGTACGGGACATGGGGATGACCCCCGACGAGGCGGTGTGGGCGGCCACGGCGGGCGGCGCCGCGGCGCTGCGCCGCACGGACGTCGGCCGCCTCTCCCCCGGCGCCCGCGCCGACCTGGCGCTCCTGGACGCGCCGAGCCACGTCCACCTGGCCTACCGGCCGGGCGTACCGCTGGTCTCGGCGGTGTGGCGGCGCGGCGCCCGCGTCGCCTGACGGGGCGTCACTCGACGAAGAGGCCGCGCTCGGCCGCCCCCACGTCGAACTCCTCCAGGCGCGCCTGCGCGTCGGGCAGCGCGTCGCACATGGCCTCCAGGAGCGCCCGGCCGAGCAGCATGGGGGCGCAGGCCGTGTCGAAGGCGAGGCCGGTGCCGACGGCGGCGGGCAGCAGCAGGTCGGAGTGCGCGGCCACGGGCGCGAAGGCGGAGTCGGCGACGGTGACGACGGTCAGGCCCGCGGCCCGGGCGTGGGCGAGGGCGTCCACGACCTCGCGCGGGTGCCGGGGCAGCGCGAAGCAGAGCAGGGCGTCGGCCCCGGCGCGCACGGCCGCGTCCAGGCGGTCGGTGAGCATGGAGCCGCCCTCGTCGAGCAGCCGCACGTCGGGGTGGACCTTCGCGGCGAAGTACGAGAAGCCGTAGGCCTGGGAGGCGGCGGCCCGCAGGCCGAGGACCGGCAGCGGGCGGGAAGCGGCCAGGAGGCGGCCCGCGCGTTCGACGGGCGCGGGGTCGGCGAGGACGGCCGCGAGGTGGCGCAGGTTCTCGATCTCCGCCTCGACGGCCTGCTGGTACTCGTTCGCCGCGGCGTCCTCCGGCGCCTCCGCGGGGGCCACGTCGCGCAGGTGGCGCCGCAGCGCCGGGTAGCCGTCGAAGCCGAGCGCGACCGCGAAGCGGGTCACGGACGGCTGGCTGACACCCGCGAGTTCGGCCAGCTCGACGCTGGACAGGAAGGGCGCGTCGGCGGCGCGCCGCACCATGCAGTGGGCGATGCGGCGCTGCGTCGGCGTGAGCCGGTGCCCCTCGAAGAGCGCCTGAAGCCGTGCCGCTGGACTGTCACTCATGCCGGACTCCTCACGCCGCTCCCGCTCCTGTCGCCACCCGACCATTGACAAAGTATTCAGCAAACCAGAACTCTGCATGACCATATACAGTCCGGCGAGGCGAGGACCGGCGCACCATGACGGAGTCACCCAAGTCCCTGGTGGAGCAGCGCTCCATCGACGTCGTACCGGACGCCGAGCGGCACGGCAGCCCGGTCAGCCAGTTCACGCTCTGGCTCGGCGCGAACCTCCAGATCACGGCGGTCGTCACGGGCGCGCTCGCCGTCGTCTTCGGCGGCGACGTGGTGTGGTCGATCGTGGGCCTCGCCCTCGGCAACGTGCTCGGCGGCGCCGTCATGGCCCTGCACTCCGCGCAGGGCCCCCGGCTCGGGCTGCCCCAGATGATCCAGTCCCGGGCCCAGTTCGGGGTGCGCGGCGCCGTCGTGCCGCTGCTCCTCGTGATCCTGATGTACGTCGGCTTCTTCGCCAGCGGCAGCGTGCTCGCCGGGCAGGCCACCGCCGAGCTGACGCACACCGGCGACACCACCGGGATCGTCCTCTTCGCGGTGGTCACGGCGGTGACGGCCACGGTCGGCTACCGCGTGATCCACGTCCTCGGCCGGATCGCGAGCGTGGTCTGCGCGCTCGCCTTCGTCTACCTCGGCATCCGCCTCCTGGACCGCGTCGACCTCGCGGACCTGCTCGCGGACGCCCGCTTCGACCTGCCGGTCTTCCTGCTCGCGGTGTCGCTCTCGGCGTCGTGGCAGCTGGCGTTCGGCCCGTACGTCGCGGACTACTCGCGCTATCTGCCGCGCACGACGTCGGCCCGCGCCACGTTCTGGTGGACCCTGTCCGGCTCGGCGCTCGGCTCCCAGTGGTCCATGACGTTCGGCGTGCTGGTGGCGGCCGGCGCGGGCGGGGCGTTCATGGACCACCAGGTCGAGTACGTCGTGGGGCTCGGCGGGACCGGCCTCGTGGCCTCGCTCCTGTACTTCGTGATCGCGCTCGGCAAGCTGACCATCAACGTGCTCAACACGTACGGCGGCTTCATGTCGATGGTCACCGGCATCGGCGGCTTCCGCGGCCGGAAGACGCTCTCGCCGCGCGGGCGGGCCGCGTACATCGGTCTGATCATGGTCGCGGGCACCGCGGTGGCGCTCCTCGGCAAGGACAGCTTCCTGACGTCCTTCAAGGACTTCCTGCTGTTCCTGCTGACGTTCTTCACCCCGTGGTCCGCGATCAACCTGGTCGACTACTACCTGATCTCCAAGGAGCGGTACGACATCCCGGCCCTGTTCGACCCGCACGGCCGGTACGGCGCCTGGCGCTGGGACGCGCTCGCCGTCTACGGGGTCGGCCTCCTGGCCCAACTCCCGTTCCTCGTCACGCACTTCTACACCGGGCCGCTGGTGGACTCCCTCGGCGGCGCCGACGTCTCCTGGATCGTGGGGCTCGTGGTCCCGGCCCTCCTGTACTGGCTGCTCGCCCGGCGCGACCCGGACCACGCGCCGGCGGACGGGGGCCTCGCCCAGGACGGAATGGGGGGTTAGCCCCACTGTCCGGGGGCCGCGGGCTGCGTACCGTAAGGGGTATGGAAGCCACACGTGACGCCGAACTCAAGAAGGAACTCGACGCCGCCTTGCACGCGCGCAAGGACCTCGGCGAGGAGTACGAGTCCGCGCTCGTCGACTCGTTCCTCGAAAAGGTCGAGAAGCGCCTGGACGGGACGATCGACCGGCAGATGCGCCGTCACCTGGCCGAACAGCAGATGATCATGGCCCGTAGCGCCCGCAACCCCGCCAGCGGAGTCGACTCCTGGGGCGAGCGCTTCGGCTTCGGCATCGTCTCGCTCATCCTCGCGATCCCCCTCTCGGCGATCGGCGTGGTGAACGCGGGGCTGTCCGGCCTCTTCGTGACGTGGTTCGGCATCGTCGGCGTCAACGCGGTCCACGCCGCGCGCGGCACGGGCCTCCTCCCCTTCCTCCGCCGCTCCCCCCGCAAGCCCGACTGGGAAGACTGACCCCAGCCGAAGCCCCCAGCCCGTCCGCAAGCCTCCAGCCCGTCCGGCGTTTGAGGACAAGCGCGGTAGCGCGGTGCAGTGAGGGCGCCCGACGACAGGGCGAGCCGGCGAACGGGCAGGGGCCCGGAAACAGCGCCCGCGCATAGCGCGGGGACCGCCGCACCCCCGGCAGCGCCGGAGGGCGGGACGACGGCGGTCCCCGCGGGGACGGGCGCGCAGGTCAGGGCCGAGCGCTCGCGTCCGGGCGCCGCTGGAGGTCCGGGAGCCGCTCCGGAAGTCCTGACGCCGACACCCCCTACGGTGCCCGACCCGTGTTAAGGGGGTGCTGCGCGGACGTGTCGCGTGCGTACCGGTTCCGCGAAGTCCGGGCCTAGCTGCCCTGCTGCTCCGCGAGGAAGGCCAGGAGGTCCTGGCGGCTCACGACGCCCGTGGGCTTGCCCTCGACGAGGACGATGGCCGCGTCCGCCGTGCCGAGCACGGACATCAGGTCCCCGACCGGCTCACCGGAGCCGACCTGCGGCAGCGGGTCGGACATGTGCTTCTCCAGCGGGTCGTGCAGCGACGCCCGCTGCGCGAACAGCGCGTCGAGCAGCTCGCGCTCCACCACCGAGCCGATGACCTCCGCGGCCATGACGTCGGGGTGCCCGGCGCCCGGCTTCACGATGGGCATCTGCGAGACCCCGTACTCGCGCAGGACCTCGATCGCCTCGCCGACCGTCTCCTCCGGGTGCATGTGGACGAGCGAGGGCAGCTCGCCGCCCTCCTTGCGGCGCAGGACGTCGCCGACGCGCGGCTGGTCACCGGCCTCCTCCAGGAAGCCGTAGTCGTTCATCCACTCGTCGCTGAAGATCTTGCTCATGTAGCCGCGGCCGCTGTCGGGCAGCAGGACGACCACGACGTCGTCGGGGCCGAGGCCCTCCGCCGCGCGCAGCGCAGCGACGACGGCCATGCCGCAGGAGCCGCCCACCAGGAGGCCCTCCTCCTTGGCGAGGCGCCGCGTCATCTGGAAGGAGTCCTTGTCGGACACGGCGATGATCTCGTCGGTGACGTTGCGGTCGTAGGCCGTCGGCCAGAAGTCCTCACCGACGCCCTCGACCAGGTACGGCCGCCCGGAGCCGCCGGAGTACACGGAACCCTCGGGGTCCGCGCCGACGATCCTGACCTTGCCGCCGGAGACCTCCTTCAGGTACCCGCCGGTGCCGGAGATCGTGCCGCCGGTGCCGATGCCCGCCACGAAGTGGGTGATCTTCCCCTCCGTCTGCTCCCACAGCTCGGGCCCGGTGGAGTGGTAGTGCGACAGGGGGTTGTTCGGGTTGGAGTACTGGTCCGGCTTCCAGGCGTCCGGGATCTCACGGACCAGGCGGTCGGAGACGTTGTAGTACGAGTCCGGGTGCTCGGGGTCGACGGCGGTCGGGCAGACGACCACCTCGGCACCGTAGGCACGCAGCACGTTGATCTTGTCGGTGCTCACCTTGTCCGGGCACACGAAGACGCACTTGTAGCCCTTCTGCTGGGCCACGATCGCCAGGCCGACACCGGTGTTGCCGCTGGTCGGCTCGACGATGGTGCCGCCGGGGCGGAGCTCGCCGCCGGCCTCGGCCGCCTCGATCATGCGCAGGGCGATGCGGTCCTTCACGGAGCCGCCCGGGTTGAAGTACTCGACCTTGGCGAGGACGGTGGCCTTCAGGCCCTGCGTCACGTTGTTGAGCCTGACCAGCGGGGTGTTGCCGACGAGGCTGGTCATCGAGTCGTGGAATTGCACGTTGTCTCCGTGTATCCGGCCGGGTATCCGGGGCGCGACGTCGTGAGGGCATGGCTGCTCGCACGAGGTGTTCGTATTTCGGTTTTCGGTAACCGTCAGACTACGGGGCCATCTGCCCGAGTCACCTCCTCTCACGATTGGCCGACCGTCCCGACGGGGCAATGAGTGGATGTAAGGGACGAACGGCTCCACAGGGACCTGGCAGAGGTGACAGCGGGGATGTCGAGGGCGAGGGTGGCGCGGCGCATCGCCGCGGGCGCGGCGTACGGCGGCGGAGGCATCGGGCTGCTCGGCGCGGCCACGGTCGGGATCGTCCTCGCCGAGGTGCAGCTGGCCAAGCGGTCCGTGGGCAACGGCGGACACGGGACGCCGCCGCGGGCCGACGGACGGTACGGGGCGGCCTTCGCGGCGCGGGCCGCGTGCGGGGAGCCGCTGCGGTTCGCGATGCTCGGGGACTCCACGGCCGCGGGCCTCGGCGTGCACCGGGCCCGGCAGACGCCCGCCGCGCTGCTGGCGTCCGGGCTCGCCGCGGTGGCCGAGCGGCCGGTGGACCTGCGGGTCGTGGCCAAGGCCGGGGCGCAGTCCGACGACCTCGACCGGCAGGTGACGCTGGTCCTGTCCGACGAGACGGGCTGGCTGCCCGACGTGTGCGTCCTGATGATCGGGGCCAACGACGTGACGCACCGGATGCCGCCGACGCGGTCGGTGCGGCTGCTCGCGTCGGCGGTGCGCAGACTGCGTACCGCGGGCGCCGAGGTGGTCGTCGGCACGTGTCCCGACCTCGGCACGATCGAGCCCGTCTACCAGCCGCTGCGGTGGCTGGCCCGCCGGGTGTCGCGGCAGCTGGCCGCCGCGCAGACGATCGGCGTGGTCGAGCAGGGCGGCCGCACGGTGTCGCTCGGCGACCTGCTCGGCCCGGAGTTCGCCGCGAACCCCCGCGAACTGTTCGGCCCCGACAACTACCACCCGTCCGCGGAGGGGTACGCCACGGCGGCGATGGCGGTCCTGCCCACGCTCTGCGCGGCGCTCGGCCTGTGGCCGGAGGAGGAGCGCCCCGACGTGTCGCGGCGCGAGGGCTTCCTGCCGGTGGCCCGGGCGGCCGCGCGGGCCGCCTCCGAAGGCGGCACGGAAGTGACCGGAGCAATGCCCTCCGGCCCACGCGGCCCCTTCGCCCTCCTCAAGCGCAGGCGCCGCCGCCGGATCCAGACGCCGGACCCGACGCCGATCGCCTGACGGCGGGCAACCCGGCCGCCGCGCCGCGCTCCGCGCCTGCTCGGCTGCGCTCGCTGGAATATGCCGCGACAGGGCCGTCGGGCGCCTGCGGACCCTTGGTGGCTGATCGCGCCCACGCGGCGGAGCCGCACAGGGGCACAGTCCCGCGCCCCTTTCGGGGCGCCACGCTGAGCGCTCGCTTAGAAATGCGGCCCGCGTCACAGTCCGGGCCCCGTGACCCTCACCATACGGGCGGGTAACTTCCCCTTAAGCCCTCCCCGTTACCCCCTGGAGCCCCGTGATGCCCGAAGCCGTGATCGTCTCCGCCGCCCGCTCCCCCATCGGCCGTGCCTTCAAGGGCTCGCTCAAGGAGCTCCGCCCCGACGACCTGACGGCCACGATCGTCCGGGCCGCCCTCGACAAGATCCCCGCGCTCGACCCCAGGGACATCGACGACCTCATGCTGGGCTGCGGTCTGCCCGGCGGCGAGCAGGGCCACAACCTCGGCCGGATCGTGGCCGTGCAGATGGGCATGGACCACCTGCCGGGCTGCACCATCACCCGCTACTGTTCCTCGTCCCTCCAGACGTCCCGCATGGCCCTGCACGCCATCAAGGCGGGCGAGGGCGACGTCTTCGTCTCGGCGGGCGTGGAGATGGTGTCCCGCAGCGTCAAGGGCAGCAGCGACGGCCAGCCCGACACCCACAACCCGCTCTTCGCCGACGCCGAGGCCCGCACCGCCGAGCGCGCCCAGCAGACGGACACCGACTGGCACGACCCCCGCGAGGACGGCCTCGTGCCGGACGCGTACATCGCGATGGGCCAGACCGCGGAGAACCTCGCCCGGCTCAAGGGCGTCACCCGCCAGGACATGGACGAGTTCGGCGTACGGTCCCAGAACCTCGCCGAGGAGGCCCTCAAGAACGGCTTCTGGCAGCGCGAGATCACCCCGGTGACGCTGCCCGACGGCACGGTCGTCGCCAAGGACGACGGCCCGCGCGCGGGCGTCACCATGGAGGGCGTCGCGGGCCTCAAGCCGGTCTTCCGCCCGGACGGGCTCGTCACGGCGGGCAACTGCTGCCCGCTGAACGACGGCGCCGCCGCCCTCGTGATCATGTCCGACACCAAGGCCCGCGAGCTCGGCCTGACCCCGCTGGCCCGGATCGTGTCGACCGGCGTCTCCGCGCTCTCCCCCGAGATCATGGGCCTCGGCCCGGTCGAGGCCAGCAAGCAGGCCCTGCGGCGGGCCGGGCTCACGATCTCCGACATCGACCTCGTCGAGATCAACGAGGCCTTCGCCGCCCAGGTCATCCCCTCCTACCGCGACCTGGACATCCCCCTCGACAAGCTGAACGTCAACGGCGGCGCGATCGCCGTGGGCCACCCCTTCGGCATGACCGGCGCCCGCATCACCGGCACGCTGATCAACAGCCTCCAGTTCCACGACAAGCAGTTCGGCCTGGAGACCATGTGCGTCGGCGGCGGCCAGGGCATGGCCATGGTGATCGAGCGCCTCAGCTGACGCGCCGGACCCGCGCCCGGGGCCGCCCGTCTCACCCACCGGGAAACGGCGGCACCTCCGCCCCCTCCACACATTCGTGACCCAATCTCCCCCAGGATGTGACCAATCTCCTGGGGGAGATTCATCTGCCCAGGTCAGCGCGGATCCACTGATAAACACCGGGCCGAAAGTCCTGTCCAATTCGTGACGTAATGCACTGACAGGGGGATGGTGCAGGCTTCAAGCTGATGTAGTAAGTCGGGGGTCGACTTGAAACCGGGAGTACGTCAGTGAGCGCCATGAGTCTTGCCTTGCTGCTCTCCGCGGCCGCCGCCACGGCCGTGGGCGCCGCGTCCCTGCACACCGTGCGGGGCCTGCGGCAGCAGATCACCGACCTGCGCACCGAGCTCTCCGAGAGCCACGCCGCGGCCGGTGGCCGGGCCACGGTGCCGGCCGCCCGCACCACGGTGGACACCGACGAGATACGCGCCGCGGTCGCCGACGCCCTCGCCGAGGAGCGGGAGCGGGAGCTGGCCGAGGCGCGCGCGTTCTGGGCCGCGCAGGAGGCCCGTGACATCGCGGACGCCCCCTCGCTGCTCGGCGGTCTTCCGGAGAGCATCGCGGACGAGCTGTTCCTGCCGCGCCAGGCCGATCTGGCGGGTCTGGAATCGGACAGTCTCGAACCGGTCGTGGAGCCCTTCGCCGACCCCGACGAGTTCGCGGGCGACTCCGCGGAGCTGGCCGCGGCCCGCCGCCGCCACCCCTCGCACCCCGACTTCGTCCCGGTGCAGTCCCCCGCCTACACCGACCACGAGCGCACGGTGGCCTGCCTGGAGGAGCTCGCCGACGCCCGCACCGCCCTCGCCGACGTCCGCCCGGGGCCGCTCGGCACCCTCGACGTGTACGTCTTCGCGGACGGCACGACGCTGTGCATGACCCCCGGCCACCGCGAGACCGCGGAGCTGCTCGCCGCGGCCCTGCGCGACGGCCGGGCCCCGGTCCTGCTCGGCGGCTCCGGCGTCTCGGGCGCGTACGCACTGACGTTCGCCTGTGGTACGGAGAACGTCTACATCCTGGCGGACCGCGTCATCGCCTCGGTCTGAGGAACGGGCCGCGGCCCGCCGACCCCCGGCCGCGGTCACACCCCGGCCCGCGCCAGCGCCTCCTCCACCAGACGTACCGCCTCCGTCAGCTCCCCCTCGTCCCGCAGGACGACCGCCAGGTCACGGCCCGCCACGGTGATCTGGTCGGCGGCCGCGAACATCCCGGCGTCCGGCATCAGCCGGGGCTCGGCCTCCGGCGCCTCGTTGAGCTGGGCCCGCACCGCCAACTCTCGGGCGAGTGCCAGGGCTTCGGCGGCCGCGCCGCGCTGCAGACGGGACTGGGGCGCGGCCCGCAGCCGGTCGGCGAACCGGTCCACGGCGGCGATCAAAGGCGTCGTATCGAACACACCGCGACCCTATGCGCCGAGCCGGGACTGTTGCCAATGTCCGAACGCTCAGGCACGGTGGCGTGAAGGACGGACCACATCGAACGCGTCCGGAGGCGCCGATGTCCCAAGTCTTCTCCGCGGAGACCCACCGGAATCTGCTCGCTCGTATCCCCCACTGCACCGGTCGTGAAGTCTCCGACTGGCTGCGCACCGTCGACGAGGGCCCTTCCCTCTTCCGCTTCGAGGAGAAGGTCAGCTGGCTCCGCGGCGAGCACAATCTGGCCTACGGTCACGCCAAGGCGATCATCCACGAGTACGACCTCAGGCGTGCCGCGCGCAACCTGGGCTGACCGGCACCCGTAGTAGTTCCGCCGTTCCCCCCCGTTCCCCCGATTCCGATCCCCACCACGACACGACGAAGGGCCCGCGGACCGTGGTCCGCGGGCCCTTCGGCCGCTGTGTCACCGACCGGCCGGTGGGGTCACCGGCGCGTCGGCGATGCTCAGTCGTTCCCTTGCAGGATCGCGATCAGGCGCAGGAACTCCATGTAGATCCAGACCAGCGTCATCGTGAGGCCGAAGGCGGCGAGCCAGGCCTCCTCGCGCGGGGCGCCGTACGCGATGCCGTCCTCGACCTGCTTGAAGTCCAGGGCCAGGAAGCACGCGCCGAGCAGCACGCCGATGATGCCGAACATGATGCCGAGGCCACCGCTGCGGAAGCCCAGGCCGTCGCCGCCGCCGAAGACGGAGAACAGCAGGTTCACCGCCATCAGGAGGACGAAGCCGAGGGCCGCGGCCATCACGAAGCCGTAGAAGCGGCGGTTGACGCGGATCCAGCCCGCCTTGTACGCCACCAGGACGGCGAGGAAGACGGCCATCGTGCCGAGCACGGCCTGCATGGCCGCGCCGCTCGCGATGCGGTTGTCGACGACGCTGGAGACGACGCCGAGGAAGACGCCTTCCAGGGCGGCGTACGCCAGGATCAGCGGCGGGGACGCCTTGCGCTTGAAGGCCTGGACGAAGCCCAGGACCATCGCCACGAGGCCGGCGCCGATCGCGATGCCGTACGACTTGCTGATGTTCGCGTCGTCGACGGGGAGCAGCGCCCAGGCGAGCGCGGCCGTCACGACGAGGACACCGAGCGTGGTGGCGGTGCGCATGACGACGTCGTCCATCGTCATGCGGGTGGTCACCGGGGCGTGCGGCGGGGCGCCCTGGAGGTCCTGCTGGCCGTACGGGTTCGCCGCGTACGGGTTGGTGGGGGCCTGCTGGCCCGCTTGCGGGTTGCCCGGGGCGTACGGATTGCCCTGGGTCGCGACTGCGGGGCCCCCGGCCTGCGGCTGCGCGTTGAAGCCCGCATAGCCGTTGTCGCGGCTGAACCCCCGTCGCGAGAAGACCGGGTTGCTGCTCCTCATCTCACTCCTCCATGGCCACCGTGCGTGGCTTTGGTTCAAGAGTAATGCGTAGGCAAAAGGATGTGCCTAGTGCTTGGGGAGGATCTTTCCCGCCAGGTGGCGGGGGATCCCTCTCGAAATCCCCACTCTTCGCCCGGAGAACGCGCGGGACCGGGCGTGCTGTTCCCGGCCCGCCCGCGACCCCCCTATCGGGTGGTGTCGGTCACAGTACGCCGTCCAGGGGGCGGCCCGTATAGGCCTCGGCGAGGTCCGCGCGGGCCGCGCGCGAGGTGGCGACGCGGTCGAGCTGGGCGAGCTGGATGCGGTCGTCGAAGGGAGTGGCGTCCGGGTGGCGGTGCAGCAGGGCCGTCAGCGCGTTCGAGAACCGCTCGGCCTGCCAGACGCGCCGCAGACAGGTCGCGGAGTACGCGTCCAGGAGCGCGGGGTCGCCGGTGCGCGCGTGCGCGACGAGGGCGCGGGCGAGGGTGGCGACGTCGCCGACGGCGAGGTTGAGGCCCTTGGCGCCGGTGGGCGGCACGATGTGCGCGGCGTCCCCGGCGAGGAAGAGCCGTCCGTGGCGCATCGGCTCGTGCACGTAGGAGCGCAGGGGCGTGACGGACTTCGCGCTGAGGGGACCGCGCGCGAGCCGCCAGCCGTCGTCGGTCTCGCAGCGGCGCTCCAGCTCGTCCCAGATCTCCGTGTCGCTCCAGGCGGCGGGGTCGGTGTCCGCGGGCACCTGGAGGTAGAGCCGGGAGACGGCGGGCGAGCGGTGGCTGAGCAGGGCGAAGCCGCGGTCGTGGCGGGCGTAGACCAGCTCGTGGTGCGAGGGCGGCGCGGCGGCGAGGACCCCGAGCCAGGCGAAGGGGTACGCGCGCTCGTAGGTGCGCGCCACCGCGGCCGGTACGGCGGCGCGGGCCACGCCCCAGAAGCCGTCGCACCCGGCGACGTAGTCGCACTCCAGGGTCCGCTCGCGGCCCTCGTGGCGGTAGCGGACGCGCGGCCGGTCGGTGTCCGCGCCCTCCACGGCGAGCGCCTCGGCGCCGAAGAGCAGCGGGCCGCCGTCCCGGAGCCGCAGGGCGATGAGGTCCTTGCACACCTCGGTCTGCGCGTAGACCCGCACGGACCTGCCGCCGGTGAGCGAGGGGAAGTCGACGCGGTGTCTGCGGCGGTCGAAGCGGAGCTCGATGCCGTCGTGCCGTGCCCCTTCGCGGTCCATGCGCTCGCCCGCGCCCGCCGCGCGCAGCACCTCGGCGGTGCCGTGCTCCAGGATTCCGGCTCGTTGGCGGCCCTCCACGTAGGCCCGGTCGCGGGCCTCGATGACGGTGGTCGCGATGCCCGCGCCGTGCAGGAGCCGGGCCAGCACGAGTCCCGCGGGGCCCGCCCCGATGATCCCCACCTGCGTCCGCATCCGGGGAGTCTCCGGCCCACCCGCGCCGGGTGTCAACGGGGCCTGCCGGAGCCCCGTGCGCGGTGCTCAAGAGCGCATCCCCCGACCGCAGTTGACGAAACGTCAGCAAGGGTGTTGGATGCGGGACGCCCCAGGTCAGGACGGGCTGCTGAAGGTGGCGGAGGTGCCCGGAACCGGACTTGAACCGGTACGCCCATGAAGGGCAGCGAGGTTTAAGCTCGCCGTGTCTGCATTCCACCACCCGGGCAGGCCGTAGGCTCCGCATCAAGGCTTCGACCCTATCGGGAGGCATCCCCCGAATAGCGGAACGGCAGCCCGACGTTGTCTTATTTTATTGACGCCTGAGGGTGCATCAGCACCTGGTACGCGCCGGTGGTACTTGCCCCGGGCCTCACCGGCCAAGGGCCGCGCACACGAGGGAATTGACGGAATTTAGCCCTCTCCGTGCCCCGTGCGGCATGCGTTCCCCGCCCGC harbors:
- the hutI gene encoding imidazolonepropionase yields the protein MTTTVIRNIGSLVTNDPALGRGPLGLIEDAAVVLDGEEVAWVGPSAEAPAADEAYDAQGRAALPGFVDSHSHLLFAGDRTQEFNARMEGRPYEAGGIRTTVAATRAASDEALEANLARYLAEALRQGTTTFETKSGYGLTTEDEARALRIAARHTDEVTFLGAHIVSPDHAGDPAAYVALVTGEMLDACAPHARWIDVFCEKGAFDGDQARAILTAGKAKGLHPRVHANQLSYGPGVQLAVELDAASADHCTHLTDADVDALAHSDTVATLLPGAEFSTRAEWPDARRLLDAGATVALSTDCNPGSSFTSSVPFCVALAVRDMGMTPDEAVWAATAGGAAALRRTDVGRLSPGARADLALLDAPSHVHLAYRPGVPLVSAVWRRGARVA
- a CDS encoding MurR/RpiR family transcriptional regulator, which encodes MSDSPAARLQALFEGHRLTPTQRRIAHCMVRRAADAPFLSSVELAELAGVSQPSVTRFAVALGFDGYPALRRHLRDVAPAEAPEDAAANEYQQAVEAEIENLRHLAAVLADPAPVERAGRLLAASRPLPVLGLRAAASQAYGFSYFAAKVHPDVRLLDEGGSMLTDRLDAAVRAGADALLCFALPRHPREVVDALAHARAAGLTVVTVADSAFAPVAAHSDLLLPAAVGTGLAFDTACAPMLLGRALLEAMCDALPDAQARLEEFDVGAAERGLFVE
- a CDS encoding cytosine permease, translated to MTESPKSLVEQRSIDVVPDAERHGSPVSQFTLWLGANLQITAVVTGALAVVFGGDVVWSIVGLALGNVLGGAVMALHSAQGPRLGLPQMIQSRAQFGVRGAVVPLLLVILMYVGFFASGSVLAGQATAELTHTGDTTGIVLFAVVTAVTATVGYRVIHVLGRIASVVCALAFVYLGIRLLDRVDLADLLADARFDLPVFLLAVSLSASWQLAFGPYVADYSRYLPRTTSARATFWWTLSGSALGSQWSMTFGVLVAAGAGGAFMDHQVEYVVGLGGTGLVASLLYFVIALGKLTINVLNTYGGFMSMVTGIGGFRGRKTLSPRGRAAYIGLIMVAGTAVALLGKDSFLTSFKDFLLFLLTFFTPWSAINLVDYYLISKERYDIPALFDPHGRYGAWRWDALAVYGVGLLAQLPFLVTHFYTGPLVDSLGGADVSWIVGLVVPALLYWLLARRDPDHAPADGGLAQDGMGG
- a CDS encoding cystathionine beta-synthase; the encoded protein is MQFHDSMTSLVGNTPLVRLNNVTQGLKATVLAKVEYFNPGGSVKDRIALRMIEAAEAGGELRPGGTIVEPTSGNTGVGLAIVAQQKGYKCVFVCPDKVSTDKINVLRAYGAEVVVCPTAVDPEHPDSYYNVSDRLVREIPDAWKPDQYSNPNNPLSHYHSTGPELWEQTEGKITHFVAGIGTGGTISGTGGYLKEVSGGKVRIVGADPEGSVYSGGSGRPYLVEGVGEDFWPTAYDRNVTDEIIAVSDKDSFQMTRRLAKEEGLLVGGSCGMAVVAALRAAEGLGPDDVVVVLLPDSGRGYMSKIFSDEWMNDYGFLEEAGDQPRVGDVLRRKEGGELPSLVHMHPEETVGEAIEVLREYGVSQMPIVKPGAGHPDVMAAEVIGSVVERELLDALFAQRASLHDPLEKHMSDPLPQVGSGEPVGDLMSVLGTADAAIVLVEGKPTGVVSRQDLLAFLAEQQGS
- a CDS encoding SGNH/GDSL hydrolase family protein produces the protein MARRIAAGAAYGGGGIGLLGAATVGIVLAEVQLAKRSVGNGGHGTPPRADGRYGAAFAARAACGEPLRFAMLGDSTAAGLGVHRARQTPAALLASGLAAVAERPVDLRVVAKAGAQSDDLDRQVTLVLSDETGWLPDVCVLMIGANDVTHRMPPTRSVRLLASAVRRLRTAGAEVVVGTCPDLGTIEPVYQPLRWLARRVSRQLAAAQTIGVVEQGGRTVSLGDLLGPEFAANPRELFGPDNYHPSAEGYATAAMAVLPTLCAALGLWPEEERPDVSRREGFLPVARAAARAASEGGTEVTGAMPSGPRGPFALLKRRRRRRIQTPDPTPIA